The Glycine soja cultivar W05 chromosome 15, ASM419377v2, whole genome shotgun sequence region CCGCACCGGCCACGCCCGCTTCCGCCGCTCTCCAccccaagcccaagcccaagcccaagcccaaacCCAAACAAGTCTTCAGCCTCAACCAGAAACCCAACAAGGGTTCAGTTTAGATTTCGTGAAGCCCACCATTCTAAACTCAAAACCCAGCAACAAAGACGAGACTTTGACCCTctccaccacctcctcctcctccttcacgTCCTCCGTCACCAACGACGCCAGCGTCTCCGACGGCAAGATCGGCCCTTTCCTCCCTCCCTCCGCCGCCAAGCCACCTCTCTCCTCCGCCCACCGGAAAAAGTGCCGCGACGCTGCCGCCGCACTCTCCACCAAACCCTCCTGCCACTGCTCCAAGAAAAGGTTTGTTTTTCCCCCCCAAACACccttcaaaaataattaattaaaaacaacacCAAGAaactgattttaattaattttgcctCCCAGGAAATCACGCGTGAAACGAACGATTCGTGTGCCGGCGGTAAGCTCCAAGATCGCCGATATCCCATCGGACGAGTACTCGTGGAGAAAATACGGTCAAAAACCGATCAAGGGTTCACCTTACCCTCGGTATTATTCTATTCCCTTATTCTATCATCACTTTGAATCCGTCAAAGTCAAATGCAGATCTCCaagttctttcttttttataaaaaaatgatgtttaattaatttgtttttagtaatgttgaattgaaattgaaatttcacttCTATAGTTACTTTGAATATTTGACATGtcatttaagtaattaaaatgagTAAATAATTACGGTAAAGGTCAGAGGACTAGGTCAACCTATTTTGTACATCCtcgtataaatatttttataatatttttataatgtgtttatagttttatgatttttatatttgtaatacttgaagtttaaaagtattttttttttaatttctatcatttttttaatttttataatttgaaattataagaattaaaaaaataaaaatgataaaattactaaaaatattattttttaaattataagaattaaaaggaattaaaatgtaaatgataaagattaaaaagattatttttaaattaaaaaaataagaatcatgAATCAAATaaccaaatgaataatttaatcttttataattaatttgtcaaGAGAATCCATTAGCATttgccttttttatttaatgaacaatataaaatataaccaAGCATATAAGGGATTGTATATACTTTGTTTTGTGCttaatttggtttaattttaGTGATAATTACTGATATTTAATTATGGGTTTGGAATTGGCAGAGGGTACTACAAGTGCAGCACCGTGAGAGGGTGTCCGGCGAGGAAGCACGTGGAGCG contains the following coding sequences:
- the LOC114388533 gene encoding WRKY transcription factor WRKY51-like, producing MMALDMIDVVPRTRMEEAASAGLKSMEHLIRLLSPTSSYSNSSSSPLLNTNPNNLHCSQITDFTVSNFKQVINLLNRTGHARFRRSPPQAQAQAQAQTQTSLQPQPETQQGFSLDFVKPTILNSKPSNKDETLTLSTTSSSSFTSSVTNDASVSDGKIGPFLPPSAAKPPLSSAHRKKCRDAAAALSTKPSCHCSKKRKSRVKRTIRVPAVSSKIADIPSDEYSWRKYGQKPIKGSPYPRGYYKCSTVRGCPARKHVERAQDNPKMLIVTYEGEHRHVLPLTAAAGVSFGH